The sequence below is a genomic window from Chondrinema litorale.
AAGACTATCGATGGTAGTAACTCGAAACATTTCTTCAGAAGCCTCATAAAATTCTCCATCTACATTTACAGTGAGTGAATAGATCTTGCCAACCTCACCAGCAAATTCAGCAGTATATAAACCAGGAGTTTCTTCAGACTCTTCGAAGGTAAATAAATTACCATCGTTGTCTTCTACAATTACATCAGCATTGCTTACTTTTTCAGTAGCACCAGTGGTATAAAAACCAGCAGTTTTGCTAACAATTACTTTCTGAGCTTTTAACTCATTAGTAATTAAACCTTCAATTACAATTTTAGCCTCAACTTGGTTAAGGTCTGGTGTTACAGTTTGTTCAAGGTTATTACATGCTGCCAACAACCACGAAATCAGAGAAATATATATTAATTGCTTAAGCATAATATTATTTTTATTTTTCAATATTGTGAATTACTAGAACCTAACTCTCCAAGAATAGGAAAGCAGAATTGGGAAAAGAGAAACTTTTCTAAGTTCCTTCTCAGAACCATCGCCGATAATTTCACCATCGTCGTCTTGTTTAGTTCTAGAATAGATTGTAAATGGATTTCTGCGATTATAGACATTGTAAATGCCTAAACTCTGCGAAGTTTTCCATTTTCTGCTGTTATTCTTTTTGCCTTCTTTGGTTACAGAAATATCTAGCCTATGGAAGTCTTCTAGTTTATATCCATTTCTTTCGCTAATTAAATCCATGTTATAGCCATCAAATTCATATCTACCTGTAGGCAAGGTGATGGGTCTTCCTGTATAGTACACGAAGTTTGCACCAAAGGTATAATACTGATCGAGCTGATAGGTCGCGGCCAAATTAAAGGAATGCCTTCTGTCATAATTTGCCAGAAATGGTTCATTGTTATTTACATCAGGAACTTCTCTGTTGGTTTTAGACCATGTATAACTAGCAAAACCTGTTAAGCGACCTTCATTTTTCTTGAGGTTAAACTCTAATCCATAAGAGTCTGATGTGCCTTGTCTATATTCAGTAGGTAGATCTTCATTAAAGAAAACTTGTGCATTATCTGCAAAGTCGGTCACATTTTTCATTTCTTTGTAATAGGTTTCCACAGAGAACTCATAAGTATTATTGTCAAAGTTTCTGAAATAACCTATTGCAACCTGATCTGCCTTTTGTGGCTTTAAATACATACCACTTGGCGCCCAAGTATTAAATGGAATTGGCACTGTAGAATTGGCAATTAAGTGAATGTTTTGTACCATTCTCTGGTAAGAAGCCTTTAAAGAACTGCTTTCATTCAATGTATATCTTGCAGAGAATCTTGGCTCAAGGTTATGAAAGGTTTTTATTGGCTCAAACTGATCATACTTTTTGATCTCGATAATATTGATGTTTACATTATCTGTTGGGTCTTCGTATATTTTAACTTCTTGATCTCCAACACTCTGGAATATGGAATATCTAAGTCCATACTGTAGAGAAAACCTGTCTGAAATTTTTTGAGTATTTCCCAGATATAAAGCATAATCCATTGCATATTGCTTGTCGAGCTGCACATTGGCAAAGATGGAATGTTCTCCTTTAGGTTCTATTCTGCCAGGCGAGAATCTTCTGTAAGTAGCCGAAGCACCAAAGCTTATCTCATTGGATGGGTTTAGGAAATAAGTAAGGTCTTTTTTCAACGTGGCTTCTTGCATATTGGCAGTCCATTCGAAACCTTGTACATCATCATCCAAGAACAATTTGTAATCAAAATCGCTAAAAGCAAAAGTAGTGTTGGAAAACAATCGCTCATTAAACAAATGGTTCCAGCGGAAGGTGGTAGTTTTATTACCCCAGCCGATTCCTCCATCGTTAAAGTTGATTACATCTCTACCAAGATAAGCGGCGAGGAAGAATCTGTTTTTGTTGTTTGGCTTCCAGTTAATTTTTCCATTAAAATCATAGAAATAAACAGGAATGTTTTGCCCAACAGCTTTGGCGACAACATCAGCATAAGATCTTCGGGCAGAAACTATAAAAGAGCTTTTGTTTTTAGCGATGGGACCTTCTAGCATAAATTTACTAGCTAATAGCCCTATAGAGCCTGCTCCTGAGAGTTTGTTTGCATTACCATCCTTTGTTCTAATATCAAGTAAAGATGATAAGCGGCCGCCATATTGTGCTGGAATGCCTCCTCTGTAAAGCTCTGAGCTTTTAATTACATCTGCATTAAAAACTGAAAATAACCCAAAGAAATGAGACGGGTCGTATACTGGTGCCTCGTCAAGAAGAATCATGTTTTGGTCGGCACTTCCACCACGAACAAAAAATGCAGAAGTTCCTTCGCCGGCAGTTAAAACACCAGGCTGCATCTGAACTGTTTTGATAATATCGGGCTCGCCAAATAGGGCCGGAAGGTTTTTAACCTGAACAATATTAATCTCTGATTTACCAATAGAAAGATCTTGTACGTTGTGATCTTCGGCCTCGGCTTCTACTACAACCTCTTCTAGTTCGGTACTAGATTCTGTTAATTTTAAGTTGAGTGAGAGGTTTTCGTTAAGTGTAATTTGTTTTTTTAAAGGTTCATATCCGATAAAGCTTAAAGTAATGTTATATTCTCCTTCTTTAAGGGTAAGCGAGTAGAATCCATAAGGATTTGAAACTACTCCGTTTTTTATCTCTTCTACATATACTGTTACACCTAGTAGTTCTTCGCCAGTTTTGGCGTCTTTAACATATCCGCTAATAGTATAACTTTGCTGCGAAAAAGCATAGAAGCTTATAAAAAGAAATGATAGTGATAAAAAATACTTATTAATCTGACACATAGAGTTGGTAAATAGTGTATTATACTTTGAAAAAATGAGGGCTATTCTCTTACAATTTTGCTCGTTTTGATTAGTTGAGCTATTTCATCTTCTACAAGCATATTCTCATAATTTTTAATTGAACTTACAAAACCTCTTGTATAACTTTTTACATAACCTAATTGAAACTTTCCCTTTCTTGTGAAGAGTTTGCTTAAATTATTTTTTCTCATAAGATAAATTTTAGAATAAGAAATTTAAGAGTGAATTATTAGGATAAAGTAGATTGTGCAGTATAATAAGATGTATTTCTGAGATAGATAATCAGCTTACTATACGGCATTGCTGATTGCGATTGTTCAGGTAAACTCTATGTTTTTTTTGTGAATTATTATGGGTGGTATCATCATTAGTTGAACGGAACTTATTGGTTACTTATGGGAGCCTTTTTTTAATGAAAAGCATAAAAAAAGACCGCCTGTAGGAATAGGCGGTCTATAGTGTTGAGGTATTAAGATTGGAACTTAATACTTATAAAGCTATTTATTAATCTTCTTTTTCGTTGAAGTGATCATTAAAAGTTAAAACTGGTATTGATGCATGGTTAGCAACTTCTTCTGCTATACTACCAAATAGTAAGTGAGAAATACCTGTTCTGCCATGAGTACTCATAGCCATAATGTCTGCACTTATTTCATGCCCAAAAGCTCTAATTCCTTCTTCCTCTGTAAAGTAATTGAAAACTTCTGCTTTGTAATCTTCAAACCCATGACTTTTGGCGAACTCATTAATCAAATTTAGTGTATCAGGTGTTGTTTCAAAAGTGTTAGGTGTTATTATTTTTACAAACACCAATTCGGCCATAAAAATTTCTTGGAAGCTCTTTAAGGCAGTAATTGTTTTTTCAGGGACTTTCTTAAAGTTAGATGCAAACACAATCTTTCTTGGATCGAAACCCTCAGGATAATGCTTCACAGTAAGTACAGGTACTTTAGAGTATCTAATCACTTTTTCAGTATTAGAACCAACAAATACCTCATCTATGCCACTAGCACCTTTAGAGCCTATTACGATTAAATCAGTTTGGTCTTTTACAACAAATTTAGCCATGTGTTTTTGGAATGAGTCAAATACAACATGCTCTTTAATAGTGCTGTGTGGATATTGATCTTTAAGCGCCTGAATCCTACCTTTTGTAGTTTCCATGAGTTTTTCCATGTAGAGTTTGTAAAATGCTGGATTCTCTGCATGGTCTTCAGTATAACCCATAATACCAAGGTTATCTTCATGGCCCACGTATGGAATATCTACTATATGGAGGAGGGTAATCTCTGCATTAATTCTATCAGCAATTTCTACTGCAACTGCGAGTGCATTGTTTGCTTCAGTAGAAAAATCTGTTGGGACGAGTATTTTTTTTATAGTGCTCATTTGATTACTGGTTAAACTGGTTTCTTAGTAATTTTATGTCTTAAATATATTTACATACGCAAGTTAAAAATATGATTTTAATCATAAGATTACTTGAGCTTTTAATTAGAAAGCTGCTCATTTCTATTACAGAAATAAACTTCCTTTTTTTAAGAATGCTTAATGATTAGATTTGTTTTTAATAGTTTAAACAAATATTAAAGAAAGTAAAAAATTGAATAGCGAAAAGTCACTCTCATTTATAAAAGATAAAAGAACTAGCCTTTTTATCGTTTTAAGCGGTATTTTTTTAACTAATGCCATATTAGCCGAAGTCGTAGGTGTAAAGATATTTTCACTGGAATCGCTGTTAGGAATGAAACCTGCGCAAATTCATTTACTAGGTGAGTTTGTATTGGACTTTAATCTTACTGCAGGGGTAATGATTTGGCCTGTGGTTTTTATCACAACCGATATTATAAATGAGTATTTTGGGAAAGCAGGAGTGAGGAGAATATCATTTTTAACAGCGGCATTTATTGCCTATATGTTTATAGTGATATGGATTGTAACAGATTTGCCACCAGCTCAATTCTGGCTTGAAGTGTATAGTAAAGATGCTGATGGTAATACCTTTGATATTGATTATGCTTTTTCTAGTATATTTAGACAAGGTTTACGAATTATAATTGGATCACTAGTAGCCTTTTTAATTGGCCAGCTAGTAGACGCATTTACTTTCCAATGGCTTAGAAAATTTACTGGTAGTTCTAAAATTTGGCTAAGAGCAACTGGTTCTACACTAATTTCTCAGTTTATTGATAGCTTTGTAGTATTAGGTGTGGCTTTTTATGGTATTTGGCCATTAAAAGAAGTGATTGCAGTTGGCATAATGAATTATATATATAAATTTTGTGTAGCAGTGGTACTTACTCCGCTACTATATGTTGCCCATTATTTTATAGATATGTATCTAGGCAAAGAATTATCTGAACAAATGATTAATGAAGCATCTGCCAGTGAATTTTTTGAAAAACCGTTAAGTAGCAAATAGGTAAATAAGAGTTTGGGCTTACTCTATTTTTTGGATAGTAAGCCCATTTGAATCTTGTTGTGTGATTTTTTTATAGTCATTACCATTGTCATTTAAATATGCTTCAATTGGTGAGTTGAGCATTTTCCATGATAGGAAACCACCCGCAAGGTTTTTTACACTTTTAAAACCATAGGCTTTTAATATTAGAGCAGCAACATAACCTCTTAATCCCTTTTGGCAATATACAATTATATTTTTCTCTTTCGGTATAGAGTCTAATCTTGCTCTTAAGTCGTCTAGCGGATAATTTATTGCTCCTGGTATTATTCCTTGTTTATATAACTCATCAGGGTTTCTAACATCAATTAAAAACTGGTTGTCTGTGTTAAGTTCTTCTAAAGTTAATTTGAGATTTACAGGGTCTATATCTTCAATACTCTTTGCAATATCTCTTGTCCCTATAAACCCAGATGTAATTACAGCATCTTTTGCTGGAGAATAGGGTGGTGCGTAAGCCAAATCTAACTGCGAAAGATCATCCATTTTTAACTTTGCATAAATACATGTGCTTAACACATCAATTCTTTTATCAACCCCTTTTTCACCGAAAATTTGTGCACCAAGTATGGTTTTACTATCAGGAGAATAAAATATTTCTATAAATAAATCAGTCGGATTAGGATAAAAAGTTGGAGTAGCAGAAGTAACAAAAAAACTAGATTCAAAAGGAATGTTTTTAGACTTTAGCATTTTGGCCGTCATACCGGTTTTAGCCAAAGTATAGTCAAATATTTTTACAATGGTTGTATTATAAGCTCCTTTAAACACCTCATTACCTCCTCCAGCATTTGCTCCAGCTACTCTACCACCTTTGTTAGAGTGCGTACCCATAGGAAAGTAGTCGTATTCATTAGTAATCAGGTTTTTAATACTGGCACAGTCTCCTGCTGCATATACATGAGGCAAAGTTGTACGCATGTACTCATCTACTATTAATGCTCCATTTTTTAGGTGTTCAGCTCCTTCGGCAAGTAATAGTTCTGTATTAGGCCTAAGTCCAACTGATACCAACAGATAATCTGTGTTAATCTTGCTGCCATCATTTAATTGTATTTCTCTTTTTACAGGATCGATGCTGCTTATAATTGTACCTGTTCTAATATCTACACCTACTTCTTTAAGTACATTATAAGTCATCTTACTAAATTTTGTATCCCATATAGGGAGTACATCATCTTGCAATTCTATAAGACTCACTTTTTTGCCTGCTTTGCATAGGTTTTCGGTAATTTCTATACCTATTAGCCCTGAACCTAGTACAGTAATGTGTTCGGCATTTTCAAGCACCTTATCATCATAAATCTTTTTAAGATCTGTAATAGATTTACAATGGCTCCAATTATTACAATTTTCTATATTTTCAATAGGAGGTGTATAGGCTGATGCTCCTGTAGCAAAAATTAATTCTGTATATTGGTATTTTCTACCTGAAGAAGTAATAACCTCTCTTATTGTAGTATCAATATCAATTACAGTTTCATTTAAATATACTTCTATGTTAAATCTTCTTCTTAATAGTTCAGCATCTACTACACTTAATTGATCTAACTTATTCTCTTTTGCAGATAGAGCATAAGGAATACCACAAGTTGCTGTACTAATTCTGTCTGTTTTTTCAAAAAGTAAGATTTCACAATTAGCATCTGTTCTCCTTGCTTTTGCAGCAGCAGAAGGACCTGCAGAAAGACCGCCAACTATAATAATTCTTTTTTCCATAAATAGCACTATATTCTTAAGTTAGTAAAGTAACAGAAGCTATAAACCATTTTTAATGATATTTATCATAAAATAATATGACTTTAAAAGTTGTGGAAACTTTCCACACTTTGTTGTGAATGTATACGATTGCTTTTGTAATTTTACCCCTCTGTAGGGCTTGTAGCCCATATAAGAGTTTTGGCACTAATTTTTTAAATTTCTTTTGTAAACCAATTTTATCACAAATGAAATTTCCTTTTATAATTACTCTTATTTCAGCGATGTGTGTGTCTTTAATTTCTCACTCACAAAGCACTTTTGTAAGTAGCAATATGAGTAATTTAGTCTCCTATGAAGATGTTGATAGCGGAAGCGCTCATCAAGGTAACAGAAAGTTTCTGTTGTATAACACTCAAGAGATAAAAGCAAATGAGGAAAAAGTGGCTGCAGAATATGCCAGTTTTTCTGACACCCCAATTTTAGAAAATGATGATTATTTCCCTGATGCATTTATAGCATGGGGTACTTTGGCAGACCTTGCAGGTGATGGCCTTTTACAAAGAGGTGGAAAATGGTCTTACGAAAAAGCCGAGAGTTATAACAGAGAAGAAATGGAAATGTTTCTTCAGGTAAATTCTGATAGTACTTCTAGTATCAGAATTCCCGGAGTATTAAAAAGAATGCTTACGCTTCACGATGCTTCTTCTTATAAAATTAATAAAGGAGAGTACTCTGAACTAAGAATTCTGAACAAAGACAAATTTTGGGAAAACGGACATTTTTTAGTTGTAGTTGTTGAGTAGCATATATAGATCAAACAGGAGCTAAAGTGTTTTTTAGTTCCTGTTTATTCTTTTTACTGAGATTTTATATTTATATCTCGGAATTCCACCAATTGGTATTGTGTAAAAAGGTAACTGTACCCCGTATTGATTGGTGATGTAAAATACCAGATTATTATTGGTATTTGTACTGTTTTTAGACTTGATAAATCTGATGTCAAGCGAAGTGTTTTGTTCCTCCTTTGTAATCATATGGGTACTGTTTTGCCATTCCCCATTTCCAGACTCAGCCATAGCTTCCCCATTTTTACTCATAGAAACAATATGAATTAAACCATCACTATCAAAATCGTAATTATATTGTTTAATTGAGACTACATCTTTAGTTACATAAGGATAGATGTGTACCGTTTCACCAGGAGTTTCGGGTAGTCTAAATGTATATTGATAAGTAAATGCATTAGCACCCTCTACACTTCGGTTTACATTGGGGTCTGTGCTTACAAAATACCTGTATAGATTTCCATCATTGCCTTGTAGGCCGGTGCAGGTAATTTTAAAAATATAACCCTCCATTTCATTTACCATCTCGCCTTGAAGTGGATTAAAAGGACCAAAGCTAAACCATTGTCCATCGTTGGCGGGGTTATTTGCAAATGTTCTGCTACTCAATAGGGTACCGCTTTGTTGTGGAGCTCTGTACATATCTCTGTTTGTAAATGTACCACTACCACCATATATAGAGAAGTTAGACTGAGTATCAAACTCCCCAATTTGCTCATCAATCGATCCGCCAGTATCGGGATCAAAAACTCTTATAAAAAATGGCTTTTGGTATTCTGCGGGAATATTTACAAAAAATACTTGTTGGTTGTCATTATCACCGTAACTGCTTTCTGCCTGTTTTCCAAATGTTACCAGATAAGGCACATTTTCTTCATCTGCAGGAATAGACTGACTTTTAACCCATAGAGGCAAAAGCAAAAAACAAAACCAAAATGTTGCTAAAGCAATATTCTTAGGCATGCAAAAAAAGGCTAATAGTTTGTTTTAATTTAAAATTTAGGGAGCTCAAGCCCGATAGGAAGCTGTTTTAGTTATTGGTTTTATATGTATTGTTTTCATGTTTTTAGTAGTTAGTGTTATTAAATCATTTACTTATTAGTAAAACAGCTTGGCTTATTCATTGCTTAAAGTTGCATGAAAATTACAACTAAAAAGTAAAGGTTAAAATTAAGTATTAAGTTTGCAATCGTAATATGATCACAAATAAATCTTTGAGATTATATCGGTTTTTTTCTTTGAGATATCAATTTTTTAATAATTTCATCAACTCATTTTTTCAAATCTTTTCTTGTTTCGGAATGATTATAAAGTGTCGTGCTAAATTTCCTTTTTCATCTTTTTCACAAACAATTTCAGGAATAGTAATTTTATTTTTTGTTTTAAATCCATCATGTTTAAGTGCGCAAGCACCTAAAGGTGAACCACTTAATTATCTTTTTCCTATAAAACCCGGACGACAGAATTTTTTAGCTGGTAGTATGGGGGAGATTAGACCGGGGCATTTTCATGGTGGTTTAGATATTAAAACAGAAGGGGTAGAAGGCTTACCTGTATACGCTGCTGAAGATGGATATATTTATCGTATAAAAGTATCTACCAGAGGTTATGGCAGGGCTTTGTATATGCAGCATCGCGATGGTTCAAGAACATTATATGGTCACCTGAAAAGTTTCGACGATCGATTAGAAAGCTACAAACTCCAAAAACACTACGAAGAAGAAGAATTTGAGCTTGATATTTTTCCAGATGAAAATATGTTTCGCTATAAAAAGGGCGATGTAATTGCTTTTTCTGGCAATACGGGTAGTTCTGGTGGTCCGCATTTACATTTTGAGATAAGAAGAAATGATGATGCAGTGATGAACCCCTTAAAATATAATTTTAATGAAATAAGAGATAATATAGCTCCAATTCCTTCTAGAGTTGCTATAGTACCTAAAAATCCTGAAAGTAGAATTAATGGCACTTTTGGCAGGCTTGAGTTGCCTCTTTATCGCAGTGGAAATACCTATACAAACAGGGCTGTAATTAAAGCGCATGGCACTGTTGGCATCGAGTTTCAAGGAATAGACCGAGCCAATATGACTAGCAATACATATGGTATTAACAAAGTGGTTATGGAGGTAAACGGCAAAGAAATTTACCGCCATGAGATAGGTTTAGTACCATTCGAAATTACCAGAATGATTAACCTCTTTGTAGATTATAAAACTTGGCAAAAAACCTATAAGCGCTTTCAAAGGTGCTATAAGGTAGATGGAAACCTGTTGCCGTTTTACGATGAAAGTCCGTCAAGCGGTTTTTTTACAGTGCCAGAGTCTGGTTTATATAAGGTTGTAATTCATTTATACGATTCTTATGATAATCACTCAAAAATTGAATTAAACCTGCAAGGTGCACCACAAAACATAACCCCTGAAGTTCCATTGCCCAAAACAGATGACGATTTACTTAATGAAAATACCTATGTGTTTTCTGCTTATTCTCCCACTGCAACTGTATACATTAAAGATGAAACTGAGCCTGTAGAAATTGAGGCTGATTATAAAGTTGGTGGAGAAAGCTTTTTTACATGGGATATGAGGTTAGGCTTGCCAGATTCGGTAATTTGTAATGCTCAGGTTATAAAAAATAATTATGTGAATACAATTATGCCTTTTGCGAACACTACTTATTTTAATGACATTGCAGAAGTAAAAATACCACAAAATGCATTGAGCGATACCTTGTATCTTGAAATGAGTACAGATGCAAGTAACAAGGTTTATAGTTTTGGTGATGAAGATATTCCTTTGTTTGCACCAGTATCATTCACTATAAAACCAACTAATAGAGAAATTGATAATAGTTACCAGATGTATAGCTTAAGCAGGAGAGGCAATCACCCAAGTTATGTGGGTGGAGAATGGAAAGATGGTAAAATCACTTTTAAAACCAGAAGCTTTGGTAGGTTTGTTTTTTTACAAGATAATGTAATGCCTTCTTTAAGAGTAATTCGCAGAGATGCCTCTAGTTTTGTTTGCAGAATCGGTGATGGACTTTCTGGTATTAGCGATTTTCGAGCAACTATAAATGGTGACTGGTTGCTTATGCAATACGATTATCGCAAAGGTCTTATTTGGTCTGAAAGACTCAACAAAAGCAAGCCACTAAAAGGAACTTTGGAGTTAAGAGTGAAAGATAATGCTGGAAACGAAAGAGTTTATCGCTCTTTTTTATAATCTTTCTAGTTGATTGAGATGTTGTTGTACAACTGGTAGGATAGAACCGGTTACTACTTTAAGTCTTTCCATGTTTTCAGTAGTGGCCGCGTTTATATTTTTTTGCTTGCCATCTTCTTCTAATGATTCGAGCAAGTTGTTTAGTTCATCATGAAATAGATAATTGATACATGATTTACACTTATGGGAGGTGTTTTTTAATTCATCGTATTGCTTTTTATTCACAGCATCATTAATTAGCACAGGGTAGTCTCTAAGACCGTCTACAATCGAACTGAGTATATCTATCAGAAACTTTTTTCTACCTCCCGAGTTTTCCCAAATTTTGCCAAAGTTTACGGGCTTTACTGAGTTTTGTGTTATATTATTCAAAGTGTTTTAGGTTTATTGTTAAAAATACTTATTGCTAGAAGCAAGATTAGTATGGTTCACCAGAGTGAATATTGATAATGATTTGTACTATAACAAAATAATGAACTAGAAATTCACTCTCATATAAGATATATACAATTATGTATTCATTTAATTTTATTGTCTATAGTTAATTTACGAGTTTTCTTTTCGAGTGTTCCATGCTAGATACATATTAAAGACGGCTCCGCCCAAGAGTATCATCCACCAACTGCTGTTAGTTCTTTCAAATAAAAAATAGTATATGCCAAGTCCTGCTAGTAAAATAGCTGCTAAGAGGTAAATCATTCTATGATTCATAGTTAGGTTTTGTATTGTATCTTGTTTAAAAAATGTCATTAAAAAAATTTATGGAAAGGCTAATTGTTAAGCAGTTTTTAATTAAACGATTATTATGGGTATTAATGTTCGATT
It includes:
- a CDS encoding FAD-dependent oxidoreductase, whose amino-acid sequence is MEKRIIIVGGLSAGPSAAAKARRTDANCEILLFEKTDRISTATCGIPYALSAKENKLDQLSVVDAELLRRRFNIEVYLNETVIDIDTTIREVITSSGRKYQYTELIFATGASAYTPPIENIENCNNWSHCKSITDLKKIYDDKVLENAEHITVLGSGLIGIEITENLCKAGKKVSLIELQDDVLPIWDTKFSKMTYNVLKEVGVDIRTGTIISSIDPVKREIQLNDGSKINTDYLLVSVGLRPNTELLLAEGAEHLKNGALIVDEYMRTTLPHVYAAGDCASIKNLITNEYDYFPMGTHSNKGGRVAGANAGGGNEVFKGAYNTTIVKIFDYTLAKTGMTAKMLKSKNIPFESSFFVTSATPTFYPNPTDLFIEIFYSPDSKTILGAQIFGEKGVDKRIDVLSTCIYAKLKMDDLSQLDLAYAPPYSPAKDAVITSGFIGTRDIAKSIEDIDPVNLKLTLEELNTDNQFLIDVRNPDELYKQGIIPGAINYPLDDLRARLDSIPKEKNIIVYCQKGLRGYVAALILKAYGFKSVKNLAGGFLSWKMLNSPIEAYLNDNGNDYKKITQQDSNGLTIQKIE
- a CDS encoding M23 family metallopeptidase; its protein translation is MGEIRPGHFHGGLDIKTEGVEGLPVYAAEDGYIYRIKVSTRGYGRALYMQHRDGSRTLYGHLKSFDDRLESYKLQKHYEEEEFELDIFPDENMFRYKKGDVIAFSGNTGSSGGPHLHFEIRRNDDAVMNPLKYNFNEIRDNIAPIPSRVAIVPKNPESRINGTFGRLELPLYRSGNTYTNRAVIKAHGTVGIEFQGIDRANMTSNTYGINKVVMEVNGKEIYRHEIGLVPFEITRMINLFVDYKTWQKTYKRFQRCYKVDGNLLPFYDESPSSGFFTVPESGLYKVVIHLYDSYDNHSKIELNLQGAPQNITPEVPLPKTDDDLLNENTYVFSAYSPTATVYIKDETEPVEIEADYKVGGESFFTWDMRLGLPDSVICNAQVIKNNYVNTIMPFANTTYFNDIAEVKIPQNALSDTLYLEMSTDASNKVYSFGDEDIPLFAPVSFTIKPTNREIDNSYQMYSLSRRGNHPSYVGGEWKDGKITFKTRSFGRFVFLQDNVMPSLRVIRRDASSFVCRIGDGLSGISDFRATINGDWLLMQYDYRKGLIWSERLNKSKPLKGTLELRVKDNAGNERVYRSFL
- a CDS encoding universal stress protein — translated: MSTIKKILVPTDFSTEANNALAVAVEIADRINAEITLLHIVDIPYVGHEDNLGIMGYTEDHAENPAFYKLYMEKLMETTKGRIQALKDQYPHSTIKEHVVFDSFQKHMAKFVVKDQTDLIVIGSKGASGIDEVFVGSNTEKVIRYSKVPVLTVKHYPEGFDPRKIVFASNFKKVPEKTITALKSFQEIFMAELVFVKIITPNTFETTPDTLNLINEFAKSHGFEDYKAEVFNYFTEEEGIRAFGHEISADIMAMSTHGRTGISHLLFGSIAEEVANHASIPVLTFNDHFNEKED
- a CDS encoding TonB-dependent receptor codes for the protein MCQINKYFLSLSFLFISFYAFSQQSYTISGYVKDAKTGEELLGVTVYVEEIKNGVVSNPYGFYSLTLKEGEYNITLSFIGYEPLKKQITLNENLSLNLKLTESSTELEEVVVEAEAEDHNVQDLSIGKSEINIVQVKNLPALFGEPDIIKTVQMQPGVLTAGEGTSAFFVRGGSADQNMILLDEAPVYDPSHFFGLFSVFNADVIKSSELYRGGIPAQYGGRLSSLLDIRTKDGNANKLSGAGSIGLLASKFMLEGPIAKNKSSFIVSARRSYADVVAKAVGQNIPVYFYDFNGKINWKPNNKNRFFLAAYLGRDVINFNDGGIGWGNKTTTFRWNHLFNERLFSNTTFAFSDFDYKLFLDDDVQGFEWTANMQEATLKKDLTYFLNPSNEISFGASATYRRFSPGRIEPKGEHSIFANVQLDKQYAMDYALYLGNTQKISDRFSLQYGLRYSIFQSVGDQEVKIYEDPTDNVNINIIEIKKYDQFEPIKTFHNLEPRFSARYTLNESSSLKASYQRMVQNIHLIANSTVPIPFNTWAPSGMYLKPQKADQVAIGYFRNFDNNTYEFSVETYYKEMKNVTDFADNAQVFFNEDLPTEYRQGTSDSYGLEFNLKKNEGRLTGFASYTWSKTNREVPDVNNNEPFLANYDRRHSFNLAATYQLDQYYTFGANFVYYTGRPITLPTGRYEFDGYNMDLISERNGYKLEDFHRLDISVTKEGKKNNSRKWKTSQSLGIYNVYNRRNPFTIYSRTKQDDDGEIIGDGSEKELRKVSLFPILLSYSWRVRF
- a CDS encoding queuosine precursor transporter; translated protein: MNSEKSLSFIKDKRTSLFIVLSGIFLTNAILAEVVGVKIFSLESLLGMKPAQIHLLGEFVLDFNLTAGVMIWPVVFITTDIINEYFGKAGVRRISFLTAAFIAYMFIVIWIVTDLPPAQFWLEVYSKDADGNTFDIDYAFSSIFRQGLRIIIGSLVAFLIGQLVDAFTFQWLRKFTGSSKIWLRATGSTLISQFIDSFVVLGVAFYGIWPLKEVIAVGIMNYIYKFCVAVVLTPLLYVAHYFIDMYLGKELSEQMINEASASEFFEKPLSSK